A window of the Sphaerobacter thermophilus DSM 20745 genome harbors these coding sequences:
- the smpB gene encoding SsrA-binding protein SmpB, which yields MAKVKAPAASGGEKVVTTNRKAFHDYHIEEELEAGIALTGTEIKSIRAGRVNLRDAYARIENGELWLIGMHISPYEHAGGYFQHDPDRPRKLLVHRHELNYLRNRVEAKGYTLVPLRLVLRKGLAKVDIGVARGKKSYDKRAALAERDARREMERALRQR from the coding sequence ATGGCGAAGGTGAAGGCGCCGGCGGCGAGTGGGGGCGAGAAGGTCGTCACCACGAACCGGAAGGCGTTTCACGACTACCACATCGAAGAGGAGCTCGAGGCGGGCATCGCTCTGACCGGCACGGAGATCAAGTCGATCCGAGCCGGGCGGGTGAACCTGCGCGACGCCTACGCGCGGATCGAGAACGGCGAGCTGTGGCTGATCGGGATGCACATCTCGCCGTACGAGCATGCCGGCGGCTACTTCCAGCACGACCCGGACCGCCCGCGCAAGCTGCTGGTGCATCGCCACGAGCTGAACTACCTGCGGAACCGCGTCGAGGCGAAGGGGTACACGCTGGTGCCCTTGCGGCTGGTGTTGCGCAAGGGGCTGGCGAAGGTGGACATCGGCGTGGCCCGCGGTAAGAAGTCGTACGACAAGCGTGCGGCGCTGGCCGAGCGGGATGCGCGTCGGGAGATGGAGCGCGCGTTGCGGCAGCGTTAG
- a CDS encoding EVE domain-containing protein, with the protein MAEPNYWIIVGSPENFETTRAHGFTIQGIKSRHRKKAEQMRPGDKFIYYVTGVKAFAAIATVTSEYFEDHTIIWKSSNPKKKDEDYPYRVKIEPDIVLPEGQYLPAEEIARGMEHVQKWPAENWTLAFQGNVHKINQHDYDLVRAALAEAAATAAAAD; encoded by the coding sequence ATGGCCGAACCGAACTACTGGATCATCGTCGGGTCCCCGGAGAACTTCGAAACTACGCGGGCGCACGGGTTCACTATCCAGGGAATTAAGAGCCGCCACCGTAAGAAGGCCGAGCAGATGCGCCCGGGCGACAAGTTCATCTACTACGTCACCGGCGTCAAGGCGTTCGCCGCGATCGCCACCGTGACCTCGGAGTACTTCGAAGATCACACGATCATCTGGAAGAGCAGCAACCCGAAGAAGAAGGACGAGGACTACCCCTATCGCGTGAAGATCGAGCCGGACATCGTCCTCCCCGAGGGCCAGTATCTTCCGGCAGAGGAGATTGCCCGCGGCATGGAGCACGTCCAGAAGTGGCCGGCCGAGAACTGGACGCTCGCTTTCCAGGGCAACGTGCACAAGATAAACCAGCACGACTACGACCTCGTCCGCGCTGCGCTGGCTGAGGCCGCCGCCACTGCCGCCGCGGCGGACTGA
- a CDS encoding FAD-binding oxidoreductase, translated as MDRAALRERLEAVVGASGVIADPTDLLVYEYDASDEAIAGRHRPDFVVLPESTAQVAEVVRLAREYGLPVTPRGAGTGLAGGAIAARGGIMVVMTRMNRIIEINERDRYAIVEPGVINLELSNTTTPRGYFFAPDPSSQRACTIGGNVANNSGGPHCLKYGVTSNHILGLEVVLPSGEVIWTGGPAPESPGFDLTGALVGSEGTLGIVTKVMVRLTRNPEAVSVLLAPFPTIDTASNAVSSIVAAGVLPAALEMMDQLSIQAVEAAFHAGYPTDAGAVLLVEIDGLQEAVAESSNAIADICRQHDAMEVRVAESAEEREALWFARKAAFGAMGRLTPNYYLQDATVPRTKLPETLAFVGELSREYRLRIANVFHAGDGNLHPLILFDRYEKGAIERVLNAGTDLLQYCVERGGTVSGEHGIGLEKKDYLTLIFSPDDLAAMAGLKRSFDPLEYFNPEKVFPTSFSCGEVAAIKESGVPVAGGLGLEDVV; from the coding sequence ATGGATAGGGCGGCTCTGCGCGAACGACTGGAAGCGGTCGTCGGCGCGAGTGGTGTGATCGCCGATCCGACCGATCTGCTTGTCTACGAATACGATGCGTCGGATGAGGCCATCGCCGGACGCCACCGCCCGGACTTCGTGGTGCTGCCGGAGTCGACGGCGCAGGTTGCGGAGGTCGTCCGCCTGGCGCGGGAGTACGGCCTGCCGGTCACCCCGCGTGGGGCCGGGACCGGTCTTGCGGGCGGAGCCATCGCCGCGCGCGGCGGGATCATGGTCGTCATGACCCGGATGAACCGTATCATCGAGATCAACGAGCGCGACCGCTATGCCATCGTCGAGCCGGGCGTGATCAACCTCGAACTGTCGAACACGACGACGCCGCGCGGCTACTTCTTCGCGCCCGATCCCTCGTCGCAGCGTGCCTGCACCATCGGCGGCAACGTCGCCAACAACTCCGGTGGACCGCACTGCCTGAAATACGGAGTGACCTCGAACCATATCCTGGGCCTGGAAGTGGTGCTGCCGAGCGGGGAGGTGATCTGGACGGGCGGTCCTGCGCCGGAGTCGCCCGGGTTTGACCTCACGGGAGCGCTGGTCGGCTCCGAAGGGACGCTGGGGATCGTAACCAAGGTGATGGTGCGCCTGACGCGCAACCCGGAGGCCGTCAGCGTGCTCCTGGCCCCGTTCCCGACTATCGATACGGCATCGAACGCGGTTTCGTCCATCGTCGCGGCGGGTGTCCTGCCCGCGGCGCTGGAGATGATGGACCAACTCTCGATCCAGGCGGTGGAAGCGGCGTTCCACGCCGGGTACCCGACGGACGCGGGGGCGGTCCTGCTCGTGGAGATCGACGGGCTTCAGGAGGCGGTCGCCGAGAGTTCCAACGCCATTGCCGACATCTGCCGCCAGCACGACGCCATGGAGGTGCGGGTGGCGGAGTCGGCCGAGGAGCGCGAGGCACTGTGGTTCGCGCGCAAGGCGGCCTTCGGCGCCATGGGCCGGCTCACCCCGAATTACTACCTCCAGGACGCGACCGTGCCCCGGACCAAGTTGCCCGAGACGCTGGCGTTCGTGGGTGAACTGAGCCGTGAGTACCGGCTGCGGATCGCCAATGTGTTCCACGCGGGGGACGGCAATCTCCACCCGCTCATCCTGTTCGACCGCTATGAGAAGGGGGCGATCGAGCGGGTACTCAACGCCGGGACGGACCTGCTGCAGTACTGTGTTGAGCGCGGCGGTACCGTCTCCGGCGAGCACGGGATCGGGCTCGAGAAGAAGGATTATCTGACACTGATCTTCTCTCCGGACGATCTGGCGGCAATGGCAGGGCTGAAGCGCAGCTTCGACCCGCTGGAGTACTTCAACCCGGAGAAGGTCTTCCCGACCTCCTTCTCCTGCGGTGAAGTGGCGGCGATCAAGGAATCCGGCGTCCCGGTGGCCGGTGGACTGGGGCTGGAAGATGTCGTCTGA
- a CDS encoding FAD-binding oxidoreductase, giving the protein MQNLDALPAEIARRDPQDYAVDGVVPAVALAPTTVEEVSACLAAANDAGLGVIPWGGGSHMGLGNLPASYDVALDLRALDGVAHHEPDDLTISVRAGCTIAELDRHLAEHGQVLPIDVARPESATIGGVVAAGLAGPRRFGYGSLRDLLIGITVVLPDGRIAKGGGMVVKNVSGFDMMRLYYGSLGSLAVITQVNMKVIPRPRAQRSVVARFPTLTAAVEAAEAVRTSQLVPTAIVVLDEGATRRAELPDARWSLCLRCEAPPVAVVRQAERIAAAVRNGAEAAEIVENDETTGLWQRIALALDAAPAADTIGVRVGAAPSQLSVVSEAAANELAALDLATELTLDLGSGLCYVRAMGEPAAMRRAWEELAQLGLHATLLTAPHGIKSDTDVFGRKPAGFETMRALKAEFDPRGTLNRGRFIGHL; this is encoded by the coding sequence GTGCAGAACCTCGACGCGCTCCCGGCGGAGATAGCGCGCCGTGACCCTCAGGATTATGCGGTGGATGGTGTGGTCCCGGCGGTGGCGCTCGCCCCGACGACGGTCGAGGAGGTGAGCGCCTGCCTGGCGGCTGCCAACGACGCAGGGCTCGGGGTGATCCCCTGGGGCGGTGGCTCGCACATGGGGCTGGGCAACCTCCCGGCCAGCTACGACGTTGCCCTCGACCTGCGAGCCCTGGACGGCGTGGCGCACCACGAGCCGGACGACCTGACAATCTCGGTGCGGGCGGGCTGCACGATCGCCGAGCTGGATCGGCACCTGGCTGAGCATGGGCAGGTGCTTCCGATCGACGTGGCCCGACCGGAAAGCGCGACGATCGGCGGCGTTGTGGCGGCCGGGCTCGCCGGCCCTCGCCGCTTCGGCTACGGCTCGTTGCGCGACCTCCTGATCGGCATCACCGTTGTGCTGCCGGACGGCAGGATCGCCAAGGGCGGCGGCATGGTGGTGAAGAACGTGTCGGGCTTCGACATGATGCGGCTCTACTACGGCTCGCTCGGGTCGCTGGCTGTGATCACCCAGGTCAACATGAAGGTGATCCCCAGGCCGCGCGCGCAGCGCAGCGTGGTCGCTCGGTTCCCCACGCTGACGGCCGCGGTGGAGGCAGCCGAGGCGGTGCGCACGTCGCAGCTCGTCCCGACGGCGATCGTGGTGCTGGATGAAGGAGCCACGCGCCGGGCGGAGTTGCCGGATGCGCGCTGGTCGCTCTGCCTGCGCTGCGAGGCGCCGCCGGTGGCAGTGGTGCGCCAGGCCGAGCGGATAGCGGCCGCGGTCCGGAACGGTGCGGAAGCCGCGGAGATCGTGGAGAACGATGAAACCACCGGCCTCTGGCAGCGGATCGCACTGGCGCTCGACGCAGCGCCCGCCGCGGACACGATCGGCGTGAGGGTGGGCGCGGCCCCGTCGCAGCTCTCGGTCGTTTCCGAGGCTGCGGCGAACGAGCTGGCTGCACTCGACCTGGCCACGGAGCTGACGTTGGACCTGGGAAGCGGGCTCTGTTACGTGCGGGCCATGGGCGAGCCGGCTGCGATGCGGCGTGCGTGGGAGGAGCTGGCTCAACTCGGCTTGCACGCGACGTTGCTGACCGCCCCGCACGGGATCAAGTCGGACACCGACGTGTTTGGCCGGAAGCCGGCCGGCTTCGAGACGATGCGTGCCCTGAAGGCCGAGTTCGACCCTCGAGGCACGTTGAACCGGGGGCGGTTCATCGGCCACCTGTGA
- a CDS encoding (Fe-S)-binding protein codes for MATTAPASELRGFAGHDVPSTEVIRSCVHCGLCLPSCPTYVITRRERSSPRGRIWLMKEVSEGRLDLLDPLFEEEMYLCLNCRACEAVCPSGVKYGEILEASRAQIEQARKGTPKARVLRKVVFGGIFTDMRRFRALSAGLRLYQRSPLPRIAKRSGVLKVLGLDQAHELMPQVSDRFVVPKGETIPARGEWRGRVGLFTGCIMSTAYAEIHEATIRVLTRNGFEVTLINGQGCCGALHVHQGDPDGGRALARKNIDAFDTPYLDAIIVNAAGCGAAMKEYGHLLKDDPEYADRAARFAERVQDVTEFLAAKGLSAEPGPLPMTVTYQEPCHLAHAQRISKQPRQLLKAIPELRVVEMPESSLCCGSAGIYNLLQPDMSSKLLARKLDNALSTGAEAIVSANPGCMLQLTSGLRARGDARPVLHLVELLDRAYAAAEVRA; via the coding sequence ATGGCGACCACTGCACCAGCGAGCGAGCTGCGCGGTTTCGCGGGCCACGATGTCCCCAGCACGGAGGTGATTCGCTCGTGCGTCCACTGCGGCCTCTGCCTCCCGTCGTGTCCGACGTACGTGATCACGCGGCGCGAGCGCTCATCACCGCGTGGCCGAATCTGGCTGATGAAAGAGGTCAGCGAGGGAAGGCTGGACCTGCTCGACCCGTTGTTCGAGGAGGAGATGTATCTCTGCCTCAACTGCCGGGCCTGTGAGGCGGTCTGTCCGTCCGGCGTGAAGTACGGCGAGATCCTCGAGGCGTCGCGAGCGCAGATCGAGCAGGCGCGCAAGGGCACTCCCAAGGCCCGGGTGCTCCGCAAGGTGGTGTTCGGCGGGATCTTCACCGACATGCGACGCTTCCGGGCACTGAGCGCAGGGCTGCGGCTGTATCAGCGCTCACCGCTGCCCCGCATCGCCAAGCGTAGCGGTGTGCTCAAGGTGCTCGGCCTCGATCAGGCCCACGAGTTGATGCCGCAGGTGAGCGACCGCTTCGTCGTGCCCAAGGGCGAGACGATCCCGGCGCGGGGAGAGTGGCGCGGGCGAGTCGGCCTGTTCACCGGCTGCATCATGAGCACCGCGTACGCCGAGATCCACGAGGCGACGATCCGCGTGCTGACGCGCAACGGTTTCGAGGTGACGCTGATCAACGGACAGGGCTGCTGCGGCGCGCTCCACGTTCACCAGGGTGACCCGGACGGCGGTCGCGCGCTGGCGCGGAAGAACATCGACGCGTTCGACACCCCGTATCTGGACGCGATCATCGTCAACGCTGCCGGCTGCGGTGCGGCGATGAAGGAGTACGGGCACCTGCTTAAGGACGACCCGGAGTACGCCGACCGCGCGGCGCGCTTTGCCGAACGCGTGCAGGACGTGACCGAGTTCCTGGCGGCGAAGGGATTGAGCGCGGAACCGGGGCCGCTCCCGATGACTGTCACCTATCAGGAGCCGTGTCACCTGGCCCACGCGCAGCGGATCTCCAAGCAGCCACGGCAGTTGCTCAAGGCGATCCCGGAACTCCGGGTCGTCGAGATGCCGGAGTCATCCCTCTGTTGCGGTAGTGCCGGGATCTACAACCTGCTCCAGCCCGACATGTCGAGCAAGCTGCTGGCTCGGAAACTCGACAATGCCCTCTCGACCGGCGCTGAGGCGATCGTCTCGGCGAACCCCGGCTGCATGCTCCAGCTCACGAGCGGGCTCCGGGCTCGCGGTGACGCGCGGCCCGTGCTCCACTTAGTCGAGCTGCTCGACCGCGCATACGCCGCGGCCGAGGTACGGGCCTGA
- a CDS encoding SHOCT domain-containing protein: protein MTLRRSLVTLLVALALMIPFTALAEDATPDTTGGAATPAAAPAATGDGVISGTVTNGTPGGGSVGGLEVKLTRYQEMQPTDEYTTTTGEDGSFRFENLPVNEGEGFIAAVTYQGYDYFSPLLLLTEEPQATADLTVYEPTDDPSVIEIASRGVIIAGANSEVGALEIFEIISLDNSSDRAYVGQDGTVLRIPLPPGATQIIQQPQSGFNFGQLRFEDGHLITTGIITPGSHDAMFAYLVPYEGTKATLEIGTAQPTDGLSVLIENDTYNISSPSMQDAGTANIAGTMYRVISAEQPVVGDVIAVTVDGLPRPGSSDSDRGPLYAGIAAVVGLAVAGGLTVQAVRRRRQPAPAVAGDAARDLPDDPEGLEAERLELAAELNRLEEERARGEIDEETYQEERAEILEELRAISRRMRGLEDSGA from the coding sequence ATGACGCTGCGCCGGTCTCTTGTCACCTTGCTCGTCGCCCTCGCCTTGATGATCCCGTTCACGGCACTCGCGGAAGACGCCACGCCAGACACAACCGGTGGCGCCGCCACGCCTGCCGCTGCACCCGCCGCGACCGGCGACGGGGTCATTTCCGGCACGGTGACGAACGGCACGCCCGGCGGCGGGAGCGTGGGCGGCCTGGAAGTGAAGCTCACCCGTTACCAGGAGATGCAGCCAACCGACGAGTACACGACGACGACGGGTGAGGATGGTTCCTTCCGCTTCGAGAACCTGCCGGTGAACGAGGGCGAGGGCTTTATCGCGGCAGTCACGTACCAGGGCTATGACTACTTTAGTCCGCTGCTGCTGCTGACCGAGGAGCCGCAGGCGACCGCCGACCTCACCGTCTACGAGCCGACGGATGACCCGAGCGTCATCGAGATCGCCTCACGTGGCGTGATCATCGCCGGGGCCAACAGTGAGGTGGGTGCCCTCGAGATCTTCGAGATCATCTCGCTCGACAACAGTAGCGATCGGGCCTACGTGGGCCAGGACGGGACAGTGCTCCGTATTCCGCTGCCTCCCGGTGCGACACAGATCATTCAGCAGCCGCAGTCCGGCTTCAACTTCGGCCAGCTCCGGTTCGAGGATGGCCACCTGATCACCACGGGTATCATCACGCCCGGCAGCCACGACGCCATGTTTGCCTACCTCGTACCCTATGAGGGGACAAAGGCGACACTGGAGATCGGGACCGCCCAGCCGACCGACGGGCTCAGCGTGCTGATTGAGAACGACACCTACAACATCTCGTCCCCCTCGATGCAGGACGCCGGGACGGCCAATATCGCCGGGACCATGTACCGCGTGATCTCGGCCGAGCAGCCGGTGGTCGGGGACGTGATCGCCGTCACGGTGGACGGCCTGCCGAGGCCGGGCTCTTCGGATTCCGACCGTGGGCCGCTCTACGCGGGCATCGCCGCGGTGGTGGGTCTGGCCGTTGCCGGAGGGCTCACGGTCCAGGCTGTCCGTCGCCGCCGCCAGCCGGCACCGGCCGTGGCAGGGGACGCCGCGCGTGATCTCCCCGACGACCCTGAGGGGCTTGAGGCCGAGCGGCTGGAGCTGGCGGCGGAGTTGAACCGGCTTGAGGAGGAGCGGGCCAGGGGCGAGATCGACGAGGAGACGTACCAGGAGGAGCGGGCCGAGATCCTCGAGGAACTGCGCGCCATCTCCCGCAGAATGCGCGGCCTGGAGGATTCCGGCGCCTGA
- a CDS encoding S9 family peptidase — protein sequence MGASTGAKRRLTPEDIYNITLVSDAQISPDGRHVAYTQTILDKEKNDYRSSIFVVPVDGGTPRRFTSADARDSFPRWSPDGSRIAFLSNRTGKSQVWMISVDGGEATQVTDLPEGVTYFAWSPDGSTLALVSKTEAAQLEKREGDEEDEEKSDVVRITRIRFRADGVSGFLDDKRSHIWCIPAAGGDPWQVTSGDFDDAWPVWSPGGHEIAFVSNRTEDREYNTVSEIWAVPARGGEARPIATGDDAYFGRPVWSVDGAAIAFAGHRQPEAGGAIDSHVWVADGGATRCLTEGLGRTVGDAGINDTFASANPGLAWTPDGWIYFQVSDSGNTHVYRVPAGGGDPSLVVGGQRRVLDFSLSPDGSRIAFVAGDPLNPCDVYVCRADGSDERRLTAVNEEFFSSVALSQPEEFRVPSHADDRAEIHGWVMKPIGFEPGRKYPLVLEIHGGPHGMYANHYFHEFQLLAAQGYVVVYTNPRGSQGYGTEYASYTRAAWGEKDMPDLMAAVDYVIEQGYVDPNRLGVTGGSYGGYMTNWVIGHTDRFNAAVTQRCVSDLYSFFGTSDIGFNFGAYEWGGVPWEVRENYVRLSPITYVENMKTPLLIIHSEEDYRCPIAQAEQLFISLKILGREVEFVRFPNENHNLSRSGKPKHRVERLQFILGWFQRYL from the coding sequence GTGGGTGCATCGACGGGGGCGAAGCGTCGTCTGACCCCGGAGGACATCTACAACATCACGCTGGTCAGCGACGCGCAGATCTCACCCGATGGCCGGCACGTCGCCTACACGCAGACGATCCTCGACAAAGAGAAGAACGACTATCGGTCGTCGATCTTCGTGGTGCCGGTCGACGGGGGTACGCCGCGTCGGTTCACATCAGCGGACGCGCGGGATAGTTTCCCGCGCTGGTCGCCTGACGGGTCACGGATCGCATTCCTCTCGAACCGCACGGGCAAGTCACAGGTCTGGATGATCTCGGTCGATGGTGGCGAAGCGACCCAGGTAACCGATCTGCCCGAAGGCGTGACCTACTTTGCCTGGTCGCCGGACGGCTCGACCCTTGCTCTGGTCAGCAAGACCGAGGCGGCTCAGCTCGAGAAGCGTGAGGGGGATGAGGAAGACGAGGAGAAGAGCGACGTGGTGCGGATCACCCGCATCCGCTTCCGCGCCGACGGCGTCTCCGGCTTCCTCGACGACAAGCGCTCGCACATCTGGTGCATCCCGGCCGCGGGCGGTGACCCATGGCAGGTGACATCGGGTGACTTCGACGACGCGTGGCCCGTGTGGTCGCCCGGCGGGCACGAGATCGCCTTCGTCTCGAACCGCACGGAAGACCGAGAGTACAACACGGTGAGCGAGATCTGGGCGGTCCCCGCGCGCGGCGGTGAGGCGCGGCCGATCGCGACGGGTGATGACGCCTACTTCGGCCGGCCGGTGTGGTCGGTCGACGGCGCGGCGATTGCCTTCGCGGGGCATCGCCAGCCGGAGGCGGGCGGTGCGATCGACTCCCACGTCTGGGTCGCTGACGGTGGTGCGACCCGGTGCCTGACCGAGGGCCTGGGGCGCACGGTTGGGGATGCCGGGATCAACGACACCTTCGCGTCAGCGAACCCCGGCCTCGCCTGGACCCCAGATGGTTGGATCTACTTCCAGGTGAGCGACAGCGGGAATACGCACGTGTACCGCGTGCCGGCCGGGGGCGGTGATCCGTCCCTCGTCGTCGGCGGCCAGCGGCGGGTGCTCGATTTCAGTCTCAGCCCGGACGGCAGTCGTATCGCGTTCGTGGCGGGCGACCCGCTCAACCCGTGCGACGTGTACGTCTGCCGCGCGGACGGCTCCGACGAGCGGCGGCTGACGGCGGTCAACGAGGAGTTCTTCAGCTCGGTCGCGCTCAGCCAGCCGGAGGAGTTCCGGGTCCCGAGCCACGCGGATGATCGAGCGGAGATCCACGGCTGGGTGATGAAGCCGATCGGCTTTGAGCCGGGCCGGAAGTACCCGCTGGTGCTGGAGATCCATGGCGGACCGCACGGGATGTACGCCAACCACTACTTCCACGAGTTCCAGCTCCTGGCAGCCCAGGGGTACGTCGTGGTGTACACCAACCCGCGGGGAAGCCAGGGCTACGGCACGGAGTACGCCTCCTACACCCGCGCGGCCTGGGGCGAGAAAGACATGCCGGACCTCATGGCGGCGGTCGACTATGTCATCGAGCAGGGCTACGTCGATCCCAACCGCCTGGGCGTCACCGGTGGTTCCTACGGCGGCTACATGACCAACTGGGTGATTGGGCACACCGACCGCTTCAACGCCGCGGTGACCCAACGCTGCGTCTCCGACCTCTACAGCTTCTTCGGGACCAGCGACATCGGGTTCAACTTCGGCGCCTACGAGTGGGGCGGGGTGCCGTGGGAGGTGCGCGAGAACTACGTGCGCCTGTCACCGATCACCTACGTCGAGAACATGAAGACGCCGCTGCTCATCATTCACAGCGAGGAGGACTACCGTTGCCCGATCGCCCAGGCCGAGCAGTTGTTCATCTCGCTGAAGATATTGGGGCGGGAGGTGGAGTTCGTCCGCTTCCCGAATGAGAACCACAACCTCTCGCGCAGCGGCAAGCCCAAGCACCGGGTGGAGCGCCTCCAGTTCATCCTGGGGTGGTTCCAGCGATATCTTTGA
- a CDS encoding metallophosphoesterase family protein: MRLLHFADLHLGMENYGTLDTRLGYSSRVRDYLAAFDQVVDHAIEHRVDAVLFAGDAFKHRDPSPTIQREFAKRIRRLAAAEIPTVLLVGNHDLPSIDARATPMDIYATLDIPFIYVARNPDVLRIETRGGPLQVVTLPWLSRQRLLDPEQRRNPDPGAVSRAAAEATSAILSALVDQLDPDTPAVLLAHLSIEGARLGSEQSIMLGEDLVLDTDELRVRAFDYVALGHIHQHQQITARPPTVYAGSLERIDFGEEREEKGFVLVDIQPGPAGERRVEWTFQPVRSRPFVTLRIKTLHEDPMVDVEREIERRTADLDGAIVRAFIAVPPEREELLRIDEVRRMLLQRGAAYVAKVVRDVDLQVRPRIELRDHETLDPVAALEKWLSLRDLTEDQRRRILEAGKALIQAERDGE, from the coding sequence ATGCGACTCCTGCACTTCGCCGACCTCCATCTCGGCATGGAGAACTACGGCACGCTCGACACGCGGCTGGGCTACTCGAGCCGTGTGCGCGACTACCTCGCCGCCTTCGATCAGGTGGTGGACCACGCGATCGAGCATCGGGTCGACGCCGTGCTCTTCGCGGGCGACGCCTTCAAGCACCGCGACCCCAGCCCGACGATCCAGCGGGAGTTCGCCAAGCGCATCCGCCGCCTGGCTGCGGCCGAGATCCCGACTGTGCTGCTCGTCGGCAACCACGATCTGCCGAGCATCGACGCCCGCGCCACGCCGATGGACATCTATGCGACGCTCGATATCCCCTTCATCTACGTAGCGCGCAATCCGGACGTGCTCCGGATCGAAACCCGTGGCGGGCCGCTCCAGGTCGTGACTCTCCCGTGGCTCTCGCGCCAGCGCCTGCTCGACCCCGAACAGCGCCGCAACCCCGACCCGGGCGCCGTGAGCCGTGCCGCGGCGGAAGCCACCTCGGCCATCCTCAGCGCCCTCGTCGACCAGCTCGACCCCGATACGCCGGCCGTGCTCCTTGCGCACCTGAGCATCGAGGGAGCGCGCCTCGGGTCGGAACAGTCGATTATGCTCGGCGAGGATCTGGTGCTCGACACCGACGAGTTGCGCGTACGCGCCTTCGACTACGTGGCGCTAGGGCACATCCACCAGCACCAGCAGATCACGGCGCGTCCGCCCACCGTCTACGCCGGGAGCCTAGAGCGCATCGACTTCGGGGAAGAGCGCGAGGAAAAGGGGTTCGTCCTGGTTGACATCCAGCCCGGCCCCGCCGGGGAGCGCCGCGTCGAATGGACCTTCCAGCCGGTCCGGTCACGCCCCTTCGTGACCCTCCGGATCAAGACGCTGCACGAGGACCCCATGGTCGATGTCGAGCGCGAGATCGAGCGGCGCACTGCAGACTTGGACGGGGCGATCGTCCGCGCCTTCATCGCCGTCCCGCCAGAGCGCGAGGAACTGCTGCGCATCGACGAGGTGCGCCGGATGCTCCTCCAGCGCGGTGCCGCCTACGTCGCCAAGGTCGTACGCGACGTCGACCTTCAGGTCCGTCCCCGCATAGAACTGCGCGACCACGAGACACTCGACCCCGTGGCCGCGCTCGAAAAGTGGCTCTCCCTCCGGGACCTCACCGAAGACCAGCGCCGCCGCATCCTCGAAGCCGGCAAGGCCCTGATCCAGGCCGAGCGGGATGGGGAGTGA